In Streptomyces sclerotialus, one genomic interval encodes:
- a CDS encoding sensor histidine kinase → MSGRRGAGAPWRRRRPLRTRLALAASAAVALVAVGVCTAAFVIIRYAMGHQLELNLTQSATLVMQQNRDQGPGVVAAECRYLSAPACSQIVPADPADDPSGRYALPVTGAVREVADGRRAPYFSAVTLDGRPARMLVQHFKDGTAVQVALRADTVEKGVRQAAWMLAAVGGAGVLLAAALGYWVSRTGLAPVARLTAAAERIAATRDAGHRIGLPAGPPGREDELTRLAASFDTMLGELEQSVTAQRRLVADASHELRTPLTALRTNAELLARADRLTDAQRDRASAALGRQLREVTTLVNDLIELARDEEPQPLVEQVRPAALLEHAVGAARGHWPETGFTVRTEAGAEGLTVPGVPARLTRLLSNLLDNAAKFSPPGGPVETELTAPPGALEITVRDHGPGIADEDLPHVFDRFYRAQAARALPGSGLGLAMARQIARAHRAALTAEQAPGGGALFRLRFPR, encoded by the coding sequence GTGAGCGGCCGGCGCGGGGCCGGCGCGCCCTGGCGGCGCCGGCGGCCGCTGCGCACGCGGCTGGCGCTGGCCGCCTCGGCGGCCGTCGCGCTGGTCGCGGTCGGCGTGTGCACCGCGGCGTTCGTCATCATCCGCTACGCCATGGGCCACCAGCTGGAGCTGAACCTCACCCAGTCGGCGACCCTGGTCATGCAGCAGAACCGGGACCAGGGTCCCGGCGTCGTCGCCGCCGAATGCCGTTACCTCTCCGCACCGGCCTGCTCCCAGATCGTCCCCGCCGACCCCGCCGACGACCCGTCCGGGCGGTACGCGCTGCCGGTCACCGGCGCCGTCCGCGAGGTCGCGGACGGGCGGCGCGCCCCGTACTTCAGCGCCGTCACCCTGGACGGCCGCCCCGCCCGGATGCTCGTGCAGCACTTCAAGGACGGCACGGCGGTCCAGGTGGCGCTGCGCGCCGACACCGTGGAGAAGGGCGTACGGCAGGCCGCCTGGATGCTGGCCGCGGTGGGCGGCGCGGGCGTGCTGCTGGCCGCGGCGCTCGGCTACTGGGTCTCCCGTACGGGCCTGGCCCCCGTGGCCCGGCTGACCGCGGCGGCGGAACGGATCGCCGCCACCCGCGACGCCGGGCACCGCATCGGACTGCCCGCCGGACCGCCGGGCCGCGAGGACGAACTGACCCGGCTGGCGGCCAGCTTCGACACCATGCTCGGCGAGCTGGAGCAGTCGGTCACCGCCCAGCGCCGGCTGGTCGCCGACGCCTCGCACGAACTGCGCACGCCGCTGACGGCGCTGCGGACCAACGCCGAACTCCTCGCCCGTGCCGACCGGCTGACCGACGCCCAGCGCGACCGGGCCTCCGCCGCCCTCGGCCGTCAGCTGCGCGAGGTGACCACGCTGGTCAACGACCTGATCGAGCTGGCCCGTGACGAGGAACCGCAGCCCCTGGTCGAGCAGGTCCGGCCCGCCGCGCTGCTGGAGCACGCGGTGGGCGCGGCCCGCGGCCACTGGCCGGAGACCGGCTTCACCGTACGGACCGAGGCGGGCGCCGAGGGACTGACGGTGCCGGGGGTCCCCGCCCGGCTCACCCGCCTGCTGTCCAACCTGCTCGACAACGCCGCCAAGTTCTCGCCGCCCGGCGGCCCGGTCGAGACGGAGCTGACCGCCCCGCCGGGCGCGCTGGAGATCACCGTCCGGGACCACGGCCCCGGCATCGCCGACGAGGACCTGCCGCACGTCTTCGACCGCTTCTACCGCGCGCAGGCCGCGCGAGCGCTGCCCGGCTCCGGGCTGGGCCTGGCGATGGCCCGGCAGATCGCCCGCGCACACCGCGCCGCGCTGACCGCGGAACAGGCCCCGGGCGGCGGGGCGCTGTTCCGGCTGCGGTTCCCACGCTGA